The Desulfuromonas acetexigens DNA window CCACCGCCGAGGATCTGCCGGAAGCGAGCTTCGCCGGCCAGCAGGAGACCTTTCTCAATATCAGCGGCGAGGAGGAGCTGTTAGATGCCTGCCGCAAATGTTACGCCTCGCTCTTCACCGACCGCGCCATCAGCTATCGCGACCACCACGGCTTCGATCATCTGCAGGTCGCCCTCTCCATCGGCGTGCAGAAGATGGTGCGCTCCGACCTGGCCGGGGCCGGGGTGATGTTCTCTCTCGACACGGAAACCGGCTTCCCCGACGTGGTAGTGATCGACGCCGCCTGGGGGCTGGGGGAAATGGTCGTACAGGGGGCAGTGAATCCCGACAGCTACACGGTCTTCAAGCCCCTTCTAACCTGGCCCGGGTTGCGGCCGATTTTGCGCAAACGCCTCGGCACCAAGGAGAAAAAAATGGTTTACGGCCGCGGTGGCAGCCACGCTACCCGGATCAGCGACACCACCGCCGACGAGCGTCACGCCTTCGTGCTCTCCGACGACGAGGTGCTGCACCTGACCCGCTGGGCCTGCGCCATCGAGCGTCACTACGACCGGCCGATGGACATGGAATGGGCCAAAGACGGCGAAACCGGCGAACTTTACATCGTCCAGGCCCGGCCGGAGACGGTGCAGTCCCGGCGCGAGGCCGGGGTGCTGATGAGCTACGCCCTGGAGGAATCGGGGCCGCTGCTCCTCACCGGGTTGGCCATCGGCGAGGCGATCGCCGCCGGACCGGTGCAGGTGATCAAGAGCGCCGCCGACATCGAGCGCTTCGTTCCCGGCAGCATCCTCGTCACCGGCATGACCGACCCCGACTGGGTGCCGGTGATGAAAAAAGCCGCCGGTATCATCACCGACCACGGCGGCCGAACCTCTCACGCCGCCATCGTCAGCCGCGAACTCGGCATCGCCGCCGTGGTTGGCACCGGGCACGGCACCAGCGAACTCAAGGACGGCCAGGAAGTAACCCTCTCCTGCGCCGAGGGGGAAACGGGCAAGATCTATCGGGGCCGGCTCAAGTTCCGCGCCGAGGAACTGAGTCTCGACCAACTCCCCGAAATCCGCACCCGCATCATGCTCAACATCGCCAGCCCGGCGGCGGCCATGCGCTGGTGGCGCCTCCCCTGCCGGGGGATCGGCCTGGCGCGCATGGAGTTCATCATCAACGGGATTATCCAGGCCCATCCCATGGCCCTGGTCCATTTCGACCAACTGGAAGACAAGGAGACGAAACAGCGCATCCGCGAACTGACCCGGAATTATCCGGATAAATGCGAGTACTTTGTCGACCAACTCGCCCAGGGGATCGCCACCATCGCCGCCAGCCAGTACCCGGAGCCGGTCATCGTGCGTATGAGCGACTTCAAAACCAACGAGTATGCCGAGCTGATCGGCGGACGCCAGTTCGAGTTCGCCGAGGAGAACCCGATGATCGGCTTCCGCGGCGCCTCCCGTTACTACAGCGACCGTTACCGGGCCGGTTTTGCTCTGGAATGCGCCGCCATCCGCCGGGTGCGGGAGATCATCGGCCTGACCAACGTCATCGTCATGATCCCCTTCTGCCGCACCCTGACGGAAGCGGATCGGGTGCTCGCAGTCATGGCCGAGGAAGGGCTCACGCGGGGGGAGAAGGGTCTGGAAGTCTACGTGATGGTGGAGATTCCGGCCAACGTTATCCTCGCCGAGGAGTTCGCCCAGCGTTTCGACGGCTTCTCCATCGGCTCCAACGACCTGACCCAGCTGACCCTCGGCGTCGACCGTGATTCGGCGATCCTGAAGACCCTCTTTGACGAACGGGACCCGGCGGTGATGGCCCTGATCCGCCAGGCGATCACCTCGGCCAACCGCACCGGCACCAAGATCGGCATCTGCGGCCAGGCCCCCAGCGACCACCCCGAATTCGCCGCTTTTCTGGTCGAGGCCGGGATCGACTCCATCTCCCTCAATCCCGACAGCGTCCTCGGCGTCATTCTCCGTTTGGCCGAGCTGGAGTCCCAACGCCCGGCCTGAGGGCGCGCTTTCGCATTGTCTTTTGCCGCCAAAATCCGTAGACTTGGAAAGATTAACGACGGAGGTGGCAATTGACCAAGATCCCCCTCAAATACGGCACCGCGACCCTCACCTGCGATCTTCCCGGGGCGCGGGTGCTGCGCCCGGCGACCATCGCGTCGCCGCCCTCCCCTCGGGAGCTGATCGCGTCGGCCTTGGCTGCGCCCATCGCCTCCCCCCCACTGGAGGCGATTGTCCGCCCCGGCGAGAATGTGGTGATCGTCACTTCCGACATCACCCGCTACACCGGCAGCGAGCACTACCTGCCCCTGCTGGTCGAGCGCCTCAACGCCTGCGGCGTGTTGGATAAGGAGATCGCCGTCGTCATTGCCCTCGGCATCCACCGCAAGCAGAGCGAGGCCGAGCAGCTCAAGATTCTCGGCTCACTCTTCGGCCGCATCGCCGTCTTCGATCACGATTGCGACGATCCGGCGCAGCTGGTCGATCTCGGCGTCACCGCCACGGGCATCCCGGTACGCATCAACCGGCGGGTGGCCGAGGCCGACCGGGTGATCGTCACCGGCACCGCCGGTTTCCACTATTTCGCCGGCTTCGGCGGCGGCCGCAAGGGGCTGGTCCCCGGTGTCGCGGCCCGGGAAACCTGCATGGCCACCCACTTTTCGGTCTTCAATCCGCCAGAGGTCGGCGGCAAGCATCCCCTGGCGAAAACCGGCATTCTCGACGGCAACCCGGTCCACACCGCTCTGCTCGAAGCGGCGCGGATGGTGCGTTGCGACTTCCTTCTCAACACCGTCCTTGCCCCCGACAAGCAGATCCTCGGTGTCTTCTGTGGCGAACTCGATGCCGCCCATCGTGCCGCCTGCGAGCTCGCCCGCGAGTTCTACACCGTCCCCCTGGAGCAGCCCGCCGATCTGGCCGTCGTCTCCTGCGGCGGGCATCCCAAGGACATCAATTTCATCCAGTCGCAGAAGGCCTTCGATTACGGCGTTCAGGCCCTGCGCCCCGGCGGCACGTTGATTCTGCTCGCCGCCTGCCCCGATGGCTTCGGCAATCCGACCTTCTTCGACTGGTTCCGCTATCAGGATCTGGACACCTTCGAAGCGGCGCTGCGGGCGCGCTACGAAATCAACGGCCAGACCGCCCACGCCACGTTGAGCAAGGCCCGCCAGTACCGGGTGATTCTGGTCAGCGGTTTCAGCGCCGAGCAGACCACCGCCATGGGGATGGAGAAGGCCGCCGATCTCGACGCCGCCCTGGAACTGGCAAAAGCAGGATTGTCGACATCCCCCCGGATTGTGGTCATCCCCGACGGCGGCACGGTCCTGCCCGAGGTCAAGTCATGACCCGCGAAGAGACCCTGGCCCAGGTCCTCCAGTCGGACAGCCTGCCGACGTTGCCGGCGGTGGCGGCCAAGCTTTTGGCCATCGCCTCGCGGGAAGAGACAACCATGGCCGAGATCGCCGATCTGGTCTCGATGGACGTGGCCCTCTCGGCGAAAATCCTCAAAGTGGTCAACTCGGCCTTTTACAGCTTTCCCCAGTCCATCGGCTCGATCCACAAAGCGGTCTCGGTCCTCGGCACCAACGCTGTGCGCAGCCTCGTCCTCTCCTTTTCGCTGCTCAGCATCAAGGCCAAACGCACCGGCGAAGCCTTCGACTACGATGCCTTCTGGAGTCGCTCCCTGGCGGCCGGGGTCGCGGCCAAGCTGATCATGAGCCAGATGAAGCAGACCGATCCCGAGGAGATTTTCATCGCCGGGATGCTGCAGAACGTCGGCGAAATGATCCTGGCTCGCGCCTTCCCCCAGCAGTACCCGCCCCTGCGCGAGCAGGCCGGCGGCGACGAGGAACGCCTGCTGGCTTTGGAGCAGGCGGCTTTCGCGGCGGATCATGCCTTCATCGGCGCCAAGGTGCTGCAACACTGGAAATTGCCCTCATCGCTGGTGCTGCCCACCGCCTACCACCACAGCCTCGATCAGTTCAAGGGGGGCAAACCGGAACTGCTGCGCACCGCCCGGGTCGTCTATCTCTCCTCGCTTCTCTCGGGCATGTTCTATTCGCAGCGCCCCGACCTGCTGCACAAGCAGTTTCGCACCGAGGCCGCGCGCCTGCTACGCTTCGACGGCCGGGTGCTGGACCGTATCGAAAACAGCGTGCAGGCCGAGATCAACCAGACCGCCCGCTACTTCGACCTCAACCTGGTCTTCGAGCACCCGATCGAGGAGCTGTTGCAGGAAGCCAACCAGAAGCTGGCCCAGCTAAACATGTCCTACGAGCAGGTGAACCGCGAGCTGCTGCGGGCGAAAATGGAGCTCTTCCGGGTGAACAAGGAACTGCGGGAAAAGAACGCGCGGCTGGAGGCGCTGGCCAACGTCGACGCCTTGACCGAAGCCTATAATCACCGCTATTTCCAGAATTTCCTCCGTGACGAGGTGCGCCGCATCAAACGCAACGGCAAGCCCCTGGCCCTGGCCATGATCGACGTGGATAACTTCAAGAAGTTCAACGACGAGCATGGCCACCAAACCGGCGACTTCGTGCTGCGGGAAGTTTGCCGTGTCGCCGCGACCATGCTGCGCGAACACGATCTCTTCGCCCGCTACGGCGGCGAGGAGTTCGTCTGCGTCTGGCCGGAAACCGACCCGGATCATGCCCGGGAACTGGCCGAGGCGCTCCGTCTGGCGATTTCCACCCATACCTTCGAACAGGGGCTGGAGCGTTACGGGGTCACGGTCAGCCTCGGGCTCTCCGGCTGCCTCGGCGACTCGGAGGAGGCGGCCCCCGACGCCCTCATCGGCATGGCCGACCAGGCGCTGATGACCGCCAAAAAAAACGGCAAGAACCGGGTGGAAGTCTATTCCCCCAAGACCAAGTGGTTTAAATTCAAGAACTGAGGCGGTCTGTCGCCGCCGGCAAAGGATCCGATACCCATGCTCGATTCACGCATCATCGACCAGCTTCGCCAGATCGTCGGCAAAGACCAGGTTTCCGCGGAAAAGGCCGATCTCATCTGCTATTCCTACGACGCCACCCAGCAGAAGTTCATGCCCGACGTGGTCGTCCATCCCCAGACCAGCGAACAGATCAGCCGCATCATGCGCCTGGCCAACACTGAAAAGGTGCCGGTCTTTCCCCGGGGAGCGGGGAGCGGCTTCACCGGCGGCAGCCTGCCGACCAAGGGCGGCATCGTGCTGACCACCGAACGCATGGATAAAATCCTCGAAATCGATGAGGAAAACCTGGTGGCGGTGGTTCAGCCCGGGGTCGTCACCGAGCAGTTCCAGATCGCCGTGGAGAAAGTCGGGCTCTTCTATCCCCCCGATCCAGCCTCGCTGAAATTCTCCACCTTGGGAGGCAACGTCGCCGAGTGCGCCGGCGGGCCGCGCTGCGTCAAGTACGGCGTGACCAAGGATTACATCCTCGGTCTCGAAGTCGTCACCCCCACCGGCGACATCATCACCACCGGCGGCCCGACCATGAAGGGGGTGGTCGGCTACGACCTGACCAAGCTCATGTGCGGCTCGGAAGGGACGCTCGGCATCGTCACCCGGATCGTCATCAAGCTGCTCCCCCTGCCGGAAGCGAAGAAAACGATGCTGGTGCTCTTCGATTCCATCGACGGCGCGGCGCAAGCGGTTTCGGCCATCGTCCGCAACAAGATCATCCCCACCACCCTCG harbors:
- a CDS encoding sensor domain-containing diguanylate cyclase: MTREETLAQVLQSDSLPTLPAVAAKLLAIASREETTMAEIADLVSMDVALSAKILKVVNSAFYSFPQSIGSIHKAVSVLGTNAVRSLVLSFSLLSIKAKRTGEAFDYDAFWSRSLAAGVAAKLIMSQMKQTDPEEIFIAGMLQNVGEMILARAFPQQYPPLREQAGGDEERLLALEQAAFAADHAFIGAKVLQHWKLPSSLVLPTAYHHSLDQFKGGKPELLRTARVVYLSSLLSGMFYSQRPDLLHKQFRTEAARLLRFDGRVLDRIENSVQAEINQTARYFDLNLVFEHPIEELLQEANQKLAQLNMSYEQVNRELLRAKMELFRVNKELREKNARLEALANVDALTEAYNHRYFQNFLRDEVRRIKRNGKPLALAMIDVDNFKKFNDEHGHQTGDFVLREVCRVAATMLREHDLFARYGGEEFVCVWPETDPDHARELAEALRLAISTHTFEQGLERYGVTVSLGLSGCLGDSEEAAPDALIGMADQALMTAKKNGKNRVEVYSPKTKWFKFKN
- the larA gene encoding nickel-dependent lactate racemase, which encodes MTKIPLKYGTATLTCDLPGARVLRPATIASPPSPRELIASALAAPIASPPLEAIVRPGENVVIVTSDITRYTGSEHYLPLLVERLNACGVLDKEIAVVIALGIHRKQSEAEQLKILGSLFGRIAVFDHDCDDPAQLVDLGVTATGIPVRINRRVAEADRVIVTGTAGFHYFAGFGGGRKGLVPGVAARETCMATHFSVFNPPEVGGKHPLAKTGILDGNPVHTALLEAARMVRCDFLLNTVLAPDKQILGVFCGELDAAHRAACELAREFYTVPLEQPADLAVVSCGGHPKDINFIQSQKAFDYGVQALRPGGTLILLAACPDGFGNPTFFDWFRYQDLDTFEAALRARYEINGQTAHATLSKARQYRVILVSGFSAEQTTAMGMEKAADLDAALELAKAGLSTSPRIVVIPDGGTVLPEVKS
- a CDS encoding FAD-binding oxidoreductase, translated to MLDSRIIDQLRQIVGKDQVSAEKADLICYSYDATQQKFMPDVVVHPQTSEQISRIMRLANTEKVPVFPRGAGSGFTGGSLPTKGGIVLTTERMDKILEIDEENLVAVVQPGVVTEQFQIAVEKVGLFYPPDPASLKFSTLGGNVAECAGGPRCVKYGVTKDYILGLEVVTPTGDIITTGGPTMKGVVGYDLTKLMCGSEGTLGIVTRIVIKLLPLPEAKKTMLVLFDSIDGAAQAVSAIVRNKIIPTTLEFMDGRTLDCVKQATGLQVPDAARAVLIIEVDGDREFLDKQARRIADIIQPLGVVETRIAETPEESEALWQIRRSVSASLRKVNPDKYNEDICVPRSKVPEMIRKVDEISDRYGVPIVNFGHAGDGNIHVNIMIDKKIPGEQEKAEKAIKEVFEGALALGGTMSGEHGIGIAKAPYIPLEITPETALYMKTLKKALDPNNILNPGKIFLD
- the ppsA gene encoding phosphoenolpyruvate synthase, with the translated sequence MTDKSGFIRWFETLGNNDVPLVGGKNASLGEMIATLKAEGIRVPDGFATTAEAYRQFLTANALDERIRTLLADFKAGKASLAETGAAIRKLIRRGRWPADLADGIAVAYRELGARFGRDEVDVAVRSSATAEDLPEASFAGQQETFLNISGEEELLDACRKCYASLFTDRAISYRDHHGFDHLQVALSIGVQKMVRSDLAGAGVMFSLDTETGFPDVVVIDAAWGLGEMVVQGAVNPDSYTVFKPLLTWPGLRPILRKRLGTKEKKMVYGRGGSHATRISDTTADERHAFVLSDDEVLHLTRWACAIERHYDRPMDMEWAKDGETGELYIVQARPETVQSRREAGVLMSYALEESGPLLLTGLAIGEAIAAGPVQVIKSAADIERFVPGSILVTGMTDPDWVPVMKKAAGIITDHGGRTSHAAIVSRELGIAAVVGTGHGTSELKDGQEVTLSCAEGETGKIYRGRLKFRAEELSLDQLPEIRTRIMLNIASPAAAMRWWRLPCRGIGLARMEFIINGIIQAHPMALVHFDQLEDKETKQRIRELTRNYPDKCEYFVDQLAQGIATIAASQYPEPVIVRMSDFKTNEYAELIGGRQFEFAEENPMIGFRGASRYYSDRYRAGFALECAAIRRVREIIGLTNVIVMIPFCRTLTEADRVLAVMAEEGLTRGEKGLEVYVMVEIPANVILAEEFAQRFDGFSIGSNDLTQLTLGVDRDSAILKTLFDERDPAVMALIRQAITSANRTGTKIGICGQAPSDHPEFAAFLVEAGIDSISLNPDSVLGVILRLAELESQRPA